In a single window of the Acetivibrio clariflavus DSM 19732 genome:
- a CDS encoding RHS repeat protein → MTLTLIRLEDRVGNALRIIYDSKGQIDYVIDDVGRKLDFTFNANGKVESIEDPLTNRSVKYNYSNGLLTKVIDSELKETTYEYDSNDRIVKVIDANNNTAVKIDYDVFGRIVRQYDAEGNVTYQVYSDATNERYIIDARGNESRVRFNLDMRVVEEVDALGNKVVYEYSYYDPGSNKWEVIPDVDIRTLEDNKDPNTKAYTKYLEAGKDKRLKIKETMYDKRGNATTNEYDENNNLVGTVDPLKQTTSMVYDPVYKHNLISKTDKKGNTTTYVYDNEGKYGPKGALLVKEIDPLGNELIYDYYTNESGIKIKGLVKTVTEKKRVDQKDPNSELIEFKVTEYKYDDLYNNRTQIIDTLGNSTYEEYDAAGRLQKVTNARGYTTKYTYDKNDRIIVEEIFPQTNERKILKRTESIYDNVGNKTFVIEERFAADRPDYPKEDLVTETVYDRNNRPVQIYDAEGYRVSYTYDEAGNKVTETDKRGFTTIYKYDELNRVTEVIDPLNNTTTYEYDANGNVIKITDAKNRVTFIDYDELDRKWKERIQYNEDGEEKEAVYEYLYDENDNPYREIDPNGKIIEYEYDALNRITKEVDGLGLKDKNGNSMEKIVTYSYNYESVVEDGKTVKYEVMTEKDYLTSTKIPTNSNKE, encoded by the coding sequence TTGACGCTTACTTTAATAAGGCTGGAGGACAGAGTAGGTAATGCTCTTAGAATAATATATGATAGTAAAGGACAAATTGATTATGTAATTGATGATGTAGGCAGAAAGTTAGACTTTACGTTTAATGCCAATGGTAAGGTTGAAAGTATAGAAGATCCTTTAACCAATAGGTCAGTTAAATATAACTACTCCAATGGGCTTTTGACGAAAGTAATTGACAGCGAATTGAAAGAAACTACATACGAATATGATTCTAATGACCGGATTGTAAAAGTAATAGATGCAAATAACAATACTGCAGTGAAAATTGATTATGATGTATTTGGTCGTATTGTACGTCAATATGATGCAGAGGGAAATGTTACATACCAGGTATACAGTGACGCTACAAACGAGAGATACATTATAGATGCTAGAGGTAACGAATCAAGGGTTAGATTCAACCTTGATATGAGAGTAGTTGAAGAGGTAGATGCATTAGGTAATAAAGTTGTATATGAGTATTCCTATTATGACCCTGGTTCTAATAAGTGGGAAGTAATACCGGATGTAGACATAAGAACTCTCGAAGACAATAAAGATCCGAATACCAAAGCATATACAAAATATTTGGAAGCTGGAAAAGATAAGAGACTTAAGATTAAAGAAACAATGTATGATAAGAGGGGCAATGCTACAACCAATGAATATGATGAAAACAATAATCTTGTAGGTACAGTAGACCCGTTGAAACAGACAACTTCAATGGTTTATGACCCTGTTTATAAGCATAATCTGATATCAAAAACAGATAAGAAGGGTAATACAACAACCTATGTTTATGATAATGAAGGAAAGTACGGTCCAAAAGGTGCTCTATTAGTTAAGGAAATTGATCCTTTAGGAAATGAGTTGATATATGACTACTATACAAATGAATCAGGCATAAAGATTAAGGGACTGGTTAAAACTGTAACAGAGAAGAAAAGAGTAGACCAGAAAGACCCGAATAGTGAGCTTATAGAATTTAAAGTTACTGAGTACAAGTATGATGATCTGTACAATAACCGAACTCAAATCATAGACACTTTAGGGAACAGTACATATGAGGAGTATGATGCTGCAGGAAGGTTGCAAAAGGTAACCAATGCAAGAGGATATACTACCAAGTATACTTATGACAAAAACGACAGAATTATAGTTGAAGAGATATTCCCACAAACTAATGAGCGCAAAATACTGAAGAGAACCGAGAGCATTTATGATAATGTAGGTAACAAGACTTTTGTGATAGAAGAAAGGTTCGCTGCTGACAGACCGGACTATCCGAAAGAAGATTTGGTAACAGAAACAGTATATGACAGAAACAACAGACCTGTTCAAATATATGATGCAGAAGGCTACAGAGTTTCATATACATATGATGAAGCAGGAAATAAGGTAACGGAAACGGATAAAAGAGGGTTTACAACTATATACAAATATGACGAGCTTAACAGAGTCACTGAGGTAATAGATCCATTAAATAACACAACTACATATGAGTATGATGCAAATGGCAATGTTATAAAGATAACAGATGCGAAGAACAGAGTTACCTTTATAGATTATGACGAACTGGACAGAAAGTGGAAAGAGAGAATTCAATACAATGAAGACGGAGAGGAAAAAGAGGCAGTTTATGAGTATTTATATGATGAAAATGATAATCCGTACAGGGAGATAGATCCTAACGGAAAAATTATAGAGTATGAATATGATGCTCTCAATAGGATTACGAAAGAAGTAGATGGTTTAGGACTTAAAGATAAAAACGGCAACAGCATGGAGAAAATCGTCACTTATTCGTATAACTATGAAAGCGTTGTTGAGGACGGAAAAACAGTAAAATATGAAGTTATGACAGAGAAGGACTACCTAACCTCAACAAAAATACCGACCAATAGTAATAAAGAATGA
- the tnpC gene encoding IS66 family transposase has protein sequence MNRQEISVEKLLNIIEEKERRIAELEQQVQWFMEQMRLSKRKQFGVSSEQTKIEQINLFNEEEETHNLAISEPQKIEVKAYYRKRTRLTTDKLPEDLPVEVIEHKLPEKECICPECGSGLHTMGKETRDELKIIPAKAVIVRHIRHVYSCRNCEKTSDHTPIVKAEIPEPVIKGSFASPETIAHIATQKFMMGSPLYRQEQEWKQNGIEISRQTMSNWLIKACEDWLEPIYEEMKKRLCEHEVLHADETVMQVLKEPGKAAQSKSYMWLYRTSGDTRHQIILYDYQSDRKHIHPEEFLKGFSGYLHADGYSGYYKLPEKITVVGCWAHVRRKFFDAMEALPKEKQAMSNAAKGVAYCDKLFHLEKQFALLCPENRLEEREKQSKPIIDEFYDWIRKLNVLPKTHLGKAVQYAQYQRKYLERYMLNGRLEISNNRAERSIKPFVIGRKNWLFSNTPSGARASAVYYSLVETAKENGLNPFEYLSWIFTQAPNLGKPGYVSSFADFLPGSVKIPAKVFIPQSKRTELEKYAWEEDE, from the coding sequence ATGAATAGACAAGAAATTTCAGTAGAAAAATTACTTAATATAATTGAAGAAAAAGAACGAAGGATAGCTGAATTGGAACAACAAGTCCAATGGTTTATGGAACAAATGCGCCTTTCAAAGCGTAAACAATTCGGTGTATCCAGTGAACAAACAAAGATTGAGCAAATCAATCTTTTTAACGAAGAGGAAGAGACTCACAATTTAGCTATTTCCGAGCCACAAAAGATAGAAGTAAAAGCTTATTACCGTAAGAGAACTCGTCTGACAACAGATAAGCTTCCGGAAGACTTACCAGTGGAGGTAATTGAACACAAGTTACCCGAAAAGGAATGTATTTGTCCGGAGTGCGGTAGTGGGTTACATACAATGGGAAAAGAAACCCGTGATGAGTTGAAGATTATACCTGCTAAAGCGGTAATAGTGCGTCATATTAGACATGTATATTCATGCAGGAATTGTGAGAAAACATCCGACCATACACCGATTGTGAAGGCAGAGATACCGGAACCGGTCATAAAGGGAAGCTTTGCATCACCCGAGACAATTGCCCATATAGCGACGCAAAAATTCATGATGGGTTCTCCCTTATATCGTCAGGAGCAGGAATGGAAACAAAATGGCATTGAGATATCAAGGCAGACGATGTCAAATTGGTTGATAAAAGCCTGTGAGGACTGGTTGGAACCGATATATGAGGAAATGAAGAAACGGCTGTGTGAGCATGAGGTACTGCATGCAGATGAAACAGTCATGCAGGTGCTAAAAGAGCCAGGGAAGGCGGCACAGTCAAAGAGTTACATGTGGCTGTACCGAACGAGCGGGGATACAAGACATCAGATAATACTTTATGACTACCAGTCGGACAGAAAGCATATACATCCGGAAGAATTTCTAAAAGGGTTTTCGGGATATTTGCATGCAGACGGATATAGCGGGTATTACAAGTTGCCCGAAAAAATAACTGTAGTAGGTTGTTGGGCCCATGTACGGCGAAAGTTTTTTGACGCAATGGAAGCCCTGCCCAAAGAAAAGCAAGCAATGTCTAATGCTGCAAAGGGAGTAGCATATTGCGATAAACTGTTTCATTTGGAGAAACAGTTTGCATTGCTATGCCCGGAAAACCGGTTAGAAGAACGAGAAAAGCAATCAAAGCCTATCATAGATGAATTTTATGATTGGATAAGAAAATTAAATGTACTTCCCAAAACCCATCTGGGTAAAGCAGTACAATATGCTCAGTACCAGCGAAAATATCTTGAGAGGTATATGCTGAATGGACGATTGGAGATATCAAATAACCGTGCAGAGCGAAGTATAAAGCCTTTCGTAATCGGACGCAAGAACTGGCTTTTCAGTAATACGCCAAGTGGTGCGAGAGCGAGCGCGGTGTACTACAGCCTAGTTGAAACAGCAAAAGAGAATGGATTGAATCCTTTTGAATATTTGTCGTGGATATTTACTCAAGCTCCCAATCTTGGAAAGCCTGGTTATGTGAGCTCGTTTGCAGATTTTCTGCCCGGCAGCGTGAAAATACCTGCTAAGGTGTTTATACCGCAATCCAAAAGAACAGAGCTTGAGAAATATGCGTGGGAGGAAGACGAATGA
- a CDS encoding imm11 family protein: protein MKYYKLLYDYEHEDNSIFLEIDEKTLSFDRYEAEKGIEFCDWNVDIKVNYDNGNKRVITDYVPNDLSWFIVTDKLKSIIESMKNNKIQYLPIRARSKDESEVLDLYLVNICNIVDALDLENSKYSVHEIDENEKMISVQKYAIKGSMIKDIDLFRLKDHYMSIFISEKLKKAMEKNGITGCDYLEVKVV, encoded by the coding sequence ATGAAATATTATAAGTTGCTATATGATTATGAACATGAAGATAATTCGATTTTTTTAGAAATTGACGAAAAAACCCTTTCATTTGATAGGTATGAAGCTGAAAAAGGAATCGAATTCTGTGATTGGAATGTTGATATTAAAGTGAATTATGATAATGGTAATAAGAGAGTAATTACTGACTATGTTCCAAATGATTTAAGTTGGTTTATTGTCACTGATAAATTAAAAAGTATTATTGAAAGCATGAAAAATAATAAAATTCAGTATTTACCTATAAGGGCAAGAAGTAAAGATGAGTCAGAAGTATTAGATTTGTATTTGGTCAATATATGCAATATTGTTGATGCACTTGATTTAGAAAATTCGAAATATAGTGTTCATGAAATTGATGAAAATGAAAAAATGATTTCTGTTCAAAAATATGCTATAAAGGGAAGTATGATTAAAGATATCGATTTATTTAGGCTTAAAGACCATTATATGTCGATTTTTATATCAGAAAAGCTTAAGAAAGCTATGGAGAAGAATGGAATTACTGGATGCGATTATTTGGAGGTTAAAGTTGTGTAA
- the tnpB gene encoding IS66 family insertion sequence element accessory protein TnpB (TnpB, as the term is used for proteins encoded by IS66 family insertion elements, is considered an accessory protein, since TnpC, encoded by a neighboring gene, is a DDE family transposase.), with protein sequence MDMEKVTTEQQLSRWAQLIQNRLESGQSIKEFCRTNGVSKATYYYWQKKVSEAKCTVVEEVKEPKAEVPSGWMQLASKPVSPAKATLEIKINGCNVIVNTETDLELLKKVCQVLMALMIRWNEKPVYLCCRYTDMRKSINGLITLVQESFSLDPFMNALFVFCNRNRNRIKILEWDGDGFWLYFKRLERGRFRWPTEEDSTTMLLDVKELACLIDSARLEKKLSRKEVLERQIS encoded by the coding sequence ATGGACATGGAAAAAGTAACAACTGAACAACAATTATCTAGGTGGGCACAATTAATACAAAACCGGCTTGAAAGTGGGCAAAGTATCAAAGAGTTTTGCCGAACGAATGGAGTAAGCAAAGCCACATACTACTATTGGCAGAAAAAAGTTAGTGAAGCAAAGTGTACAGTAGTTGAAGAAGTAAAAGAACCCAAAGCCGAAGTACCAAGTGGATGGATGCAACTTGCATCGAAACCGGTGTCCCCTGCAAAAGCTACACTGGAAATTAAAATTAATGGCTGTAATGTCATTGTAAACACGGAAACAGACTTAGAATTGTTAAAAAAAGTTTGCCAGGTGTTGATGGCGTTAATGATAAGATGGAATGAAAAACCAGTGTATCTTTGCTGTAGATATACGGATATGAGGAAATCCATCAACGGATTAATAACACTGGTACAAGAAAGCTTTTCACTTGATCCGTTTATGAATGCACTGTTTGTGTTCTGTAACAGAAATAGAAACAGGATAAAAATCCTTGAATGGGATGGAGATGGGTTTTGGCTATACTTTAAGCGATTGGAACGAGGTCGATTTCGCTGGCCAACAGAAGAAGATTCAACCACAATGCTTCTTGATGTAAAAGAATTAGCTTGCCTTATCGACAGTGCAAGATTGGAAAAAAAGCTTAGCCGAAAGGAGGTTTTAGAGCGTCAAATTTCATAA
- a CDS encoding polymorphic toxin-type HINT domain-containing protein, whose product MDIYEYEYDENSLQTAKIEPKGKTSFEYDNLGRIKTVVEPGGRTTTYAYDGAGNRKEQTVEDALNDVSSKLTYHYDRSNRLTDVLEVRNGSNITTVYTYDGNGNQIKVAATEPGDVINVSEYTFDGFNQLKVAKTQDSTSTSKYDAFGLRVEKTVDGVTTKYYYDGQSILLEVRSDGLESHNIQGVNLIARKIKGDSDTLYYLYNGHADVVKLVDGAANTVNEYDYDIFGNILYQLESKPNPYKYSGYYYDDDTGYYYLRSRYYDPKIARFISEDTYTGEYNDPLSLNLYTYCQNDPITYDDPNGHWLHIAAGALIGGLVNTAITAVSDFMEDGKFNKSWREYAGSFAEGAITGAIGAATGGASFIAAAAASAAGSVVGNAVGQYISKGKVDVKEALFAGATDLVTMGAGKLAGNLTKKGMNKLAKTAFGQNVLKKANSVKSKVLNKLSGVKTKVQSIVKRECKHPELGMCFTADTLVYTKDGHKRIEDIKVGDQVYSVNVDTGEKGLKTVKQLFVNETYELIHIYVGYSQIKSTAPHPFWVEGKGWVEAGNLLEGDKVKLYSGEVLEIKEIRRERLEEPVKTYNFEVEDWHTYLVSENNVLVHNAGSKKCPLKFSFKSNKSNAGVGNQGTSSTAKPTQTHHFLTNKSSTYTAQIEKITKKYGLDLDGSWNKAAMQHQGRHPNAYHDYMLNEIKRIDSIAKGDTNIFLKLFESVKNEVLKNPDMLTKSFWE is encoded by the coding sequence GTGGATATCTATGAATATGAGTATGATGAAAACAGCTTGCAGACAGCAAAGATTGAACCAAAAGGAAAAACAAGCTTTGAATACGATAACTTAGGTAGAATAAAAACAGTAGTCGAACCGGGTGGAAGAACAACAACTTACGCCTATGATGGAGCAGGTAATCGAAAGGAACAAACGGTTGAAGACGCATTAAATGATGTAAGTTCAAAATTGACATATCATTACGATAGATCAAACCGTTTGACAGATGTTTTAGAAGTGCGTAATGGTTCGAATATTACTACTGTATACACCTATGACGGAAATGGTAATCAGATAAAGGTAGCTGCAACAGAGCCAGGGGATGTAATAAACGTATCTGAATATACGTTTGATGGGTTTAATCAGTTAAAAGTTGCAAAGACACAGGACAGTACATCGACAAGTAAATATGATGCTTTCGGATTAAGAGTTGAAAAAACAGTAGACGGAGTAACCACAAAGTATTACTACGATGGACAGAGTATATTGCTTGAAGTAAGAAGCGATGGATTAGAAAGCCATAATATCCAGGGAGTCAACCTGATTGCCCGTAAGATAAAGGGAGATTCCGATACTCTGTATTATCTGTACAATGGACATGCGGATGTTGTAAAGCTTGTAGATGGTGCAGCCAATACAGTAAATGAGTATGATTATGATATATTTGGAAACATATTATATCAACTGGAAAGCAAACCGAATCCGTATAAGTACTCAGGTTACTATTATGATGACGATACAGGATATTATTACCTAAGATCAAGATATTATGACCCGAAAATAGCAAGATTTATTTCGGAAGATACATATACCGGAGAGTACAACGATCCACTTAGTTTGAACCTCTATACATACTGCCAGAATGACCCAATAACATATGATGATCCTAACGGTCATTGGTTGCATATAGCTGCCGGAGCTTTAATCGGAGGATTAGTAAACACTGCAATAACAGCTGTATCAGACTTTATGGAAGACGGAAAGTTTAATAAAAGCTGGAGAGAATATGCCGGATCGTTTGCAGAAGGAGCAATAACCGGAGCAATAGGGGCAGCAACAGGAGGAGCATCGTTCATAGCAGCTGCAGCAGCAAGTGCAGCAGGATCAGTAGTTGGAAATGCAGTAGGGCAATATATATCAAAAGGTAAGGTTGATGTAAAGGAAGCATTATTTGCAGGTGCAACAGATTTAGTAACCATGGGAGCAGGCAAACTTGCAGGGAACCTTACCAAGAAGGGAATGAATAAGCTTGCTAAGACTGCTTTTGGTCAAAATGTACTGAAAAAAGCCAACAGTGTGAAGAGCAAGGTTCTTAACAAGCTTAGCGGAGTTAAGACAAAAGTTCAGTCAATTGTAAAGAGAGAATGTAAGCATCCAGAATTAGGAATGTGCTTTACTGCCGATACACTTGTGTATACAAAAGACGGACATAAACGGATAGAAGACATAAAGGTTGGAGACCAAGTATATTCAGTAAATGTCGATACAGGCGAAAAAGGACTAAAAACGGTTAAACAGCTATTTGTGAATGAGACATATGAGTTGATTCATATATATGTAGGATATTCACAGATAAAATCTACCGCACCACATCCATTCTGGGTTGAAGGAAAAGGTTGGGTAGAAGCCGGAAATCTTTTAGAGGGAGATAAAGTTAAGCTCTACTCAGGGGAAGTACTGGAAATAAAAGAAATTCGCCGAGAGAGACTGGAAGAGCCTGTAAAAACGTATAACTTTGAGGTAGAAGACTGGCATACATATTTGGTATCAGAGAACAATGTTCTTGTACATAATGCCGGTAGTAAAAAGTGTCCTCTTAAATTTAGTTTTAAGTCTAATAAGTCTAATGCGGGAGTTGGTAACCAGGGAACGAGTAGTACTGCTAAGCCAACACAGACTCATCACTTCCTGACAAATAAGAGTAGTACATATACAGCACAGATTGAGAAAATAACCAAAAAGTATGGATTAGATCTTGATGGCAGTTGGAACAAAGCAGCAATGCAACACCAAGGGAGACATCCAAATGCATATCATGATTATATGCTTAATGAAATTAAACGCATTGATTCTATTGCGAAAGGTGATACTAACATATTCTTGAAACTTTTTGAAAGTGTAAAGAATGAAGTATTAAAAAATCCAGATATGCTTACAAAAAGCTTCTGGGAATAA
- a CDS encoding RHS repeat protein — protein MYDEAGNKKIATDAEMNSTIFEYDELGRLVAETNPMYNTRYYGYDAVGNQVWVTDWKEHDSSESNVHPIINSKGETVYRLKTTYEYDDFDRLKTVISTEGEITSYTYDVIGNIKTVTVDGVRKNTYSYDKMYRLEKMLDGEDRAETYDEYDLFGRLLQKTDRNGQVHIYTYDEYDNVEIHTVTRKVKENGVEKVVKDVRETYYDALGNVVRTVDETGETIYNYNELNLLDNKVLPDGKTVEYEYDEEGNIKEIKDPSGNVTTYLFDEMNRMKTVTTKDGTTTYAYTKMETESR, from the coding sequence TTGTATGATGAAGCCGGTAATAAAAAGATAGCTACCGACGCAGAAATGAATTCAACAATATTTGAGTATGACGAACTTGGAAGGTTAGTTGCTGAAACCAACCCAATGTACAATACCCGTTATTACGGTTATGACGCAGTTGGAAATCAGGTATGGGTAACCGACTGGAAGGAGCATGACAGTTCGGAAAGTAATGTTCATCCGATAATTAACAGTAAAGGCGAGACTGTATACCGCCTAAAGACAACCTATGAATATGATGATTTTGACAGGCTAAAAACAGTTATAAGTACAGAAGGAGAGATTACAAGTTATACCTATGATGTAATTGGCAATATTAAGACCGTTACAGTTGACGGAGTTAGAAAGAATACATATTCATATGACAAGATGTACCGACTGGAAAAAATGCTGGATGGAGAAGATAGAGCAGAAACATATGATGAGTATGACTTGTTTGGAAGGCTGCTGCAGAAAACCGATAGGAACGGTCAGGTACATATATACACATATGATGAATATGACAATGTTGAAATCCACACTGTAACACGTAAAGTAAAAGAAAACGGAGTAGAAAAAGTAGTTAAAGATGTAAGAGAAACATACTACGATGCTTTAGGAAATGTAGTTAGAACAGTAGATGAAACGGGAGAAACCATATATAATTATAATGAACTGAATCTGCTGGATAATAAAGTATTACCTGACGGAAAGACAGTAGAGTATGAATATGATGAAGAAGGTAATATAAAGGAAATAAAAGATCCTTCAGGTAATGTAACAACGTATTTATTCGATGAAATGAATCGAATGAAGACGGTTACAACTAAAGATGGAACTACAACTTATGCTTACACCAAAATGGAAACAGAAAGTCGTTAA